The following proteins come from a genomic window of Trifolium pratense cultivar HEN17-A07 linkage group LG4, ARS_RC_1.1, whole genome shotgun sequence:
- the LOC123923993 gene encoding BTB/POZ domain-containing protein At3g22104 isoform X2, with protein sequence MCFNASMFLSIITQYSSKLAKVFGKSSGSSGKLKVIFHDFPGGAEGFELMLRFCYNNGKGNISPSNLLLARCAAEYMEMNESVKNVCNLMDQTEKSLQGISYWSWSEILIALKQCRNLVVEDSCVMLEKCLDAIVGRLVLASEASPCPSTCSNDSSGIRFSCDSKSTESIKTSFTRSAWWFEDLLFLTPQMVVMLVKSMLSSKLDHHVISKFLLYYQKVKFANASTDEKCKIIEMVIDMHYELNQSSVSFKTLFGILRVTLCLNISKNCRNKLENMIGSQLDQVTLDNLLVPSPYGINYLYDVNLVLRFLKAFLRQGNGAVVAPIRMRKVANLIDLYIAEIAPDPCLRTSKFLALATALPDSARDSCDELYHAMDMYLEVHTQLSQDERIKICCGLNYEKLSPQACLHLSKNTKFPSKSAVQALISQQSKLKNLLNATTPISTPYNDSLCGSSGSAQKGKKEKSSEQVVLYAGNFDIPPDNEKLKAHLQGMQCRVMELEKICRKMQTQMAKMTKSKASSHSYGKSLPKLCS encoded by the exons ATGTGCTTTAATGCTTCTATGTTTTTG TCTATTATTACTCAATACTCAAGCAAATTGGCTAAAGTATTTGGAAAATCAAGTGGTTCAAGTGGAAAGCTTAAAGTAATATTCCATGATTTTCCAGGAGGTGCAGAAGGTTTTGAGCTTATGTTAAGATTCTGTTATAACAATGGAAAAGGTAATATAAGTCCTTCGAATTTGTTACTTGCGCGTTGTGCGGCTGAATACATGGAAATGAATGAATCTGTCAAAAATGTTTGTAACTTAATGGACCAAACTGAGAAATCACTTCAAGGGATTAGTTATTGGTCGTGGTCCGAAATTTTGATTGCTTTGAAGCAATGTCGGAATTTAGTAGTTGAAGATTCTTGTGTGATGCTAGAGAAGTGTTTGGATGCTATTGTAGGGAGGTTGGTTTTGGCAAGTGAAGCGAGTCCGTGTCCATCAACTTGTTCTAATGATAGTTCAGGGATTAGGTTTTCGTGCGACTCGAAAAGTACCGAGAGTATAAAGACGAGTTTTACTCGTTCGGCTTGGTGGTTTGAAGATCTATTGTTTTTGACTCCTCAAATGGTTGTCATGTTGGTTAAGTCGATGCTTTCGAGTAAATTGGATCATCATGTTATAAGCAAGTTTCTTCTCTATTATCAGAAGGTGAAATTCGCGAATGCTAGTACCGATGAAAAGTGCAAAATCATTGAAATGGTGATTGATATGCATTATGAATTAAACCAAAGTTCTGTTTCTTTCAAGACATTATTTGGGATTCTTAGGGTTACTTTATGTTTGAACATAAGCAAAAATTGTAGGAACAAGTTGGAGAATATGATTGGATCACAATTGGATCAAGTAACCTTAGACAATTTGCTTGTTCCATCTCCTTATGGAATAAACTACTTATATGATGTGAACCTTGTTCTGAGATTTTTGAAAGCATTTCTGCGGCAAGGAAATGGTGCGGTTGTCGCTCCCATTCGGATGAGGAAAGTTGCTAACTTAATAGATTTGTATATAGCTGAAATAGCCCCTGATCCTTGTTTAAGAACTTCAAAGTTTTTGGCTCTTGCTACAGCTCTTCCAGATTCTGCTAGGGATTCTTGTGATGAACTCTACCATGCTATGGACATGTATCTTGAG GTACATACTCAATTATCACAAGATGAAAGGATAAAAATATGCTGTGGTTTAAATTATGAGAAACTTTCACCTCAAGCATGCTTACACCTttcaaagaacacaaaatttCCATCAAAATCAGCAGTTCAAGCTCTCATATCTCAACAATCTAAGCTCAAAAATCTACTCAATGCTACTACTCCTATTTCAACTCCATACAATGATTCATTGTGTGGTTCAAGTGGTTCTGCTCAAaagggaaagaaagaaaaaagcagTGAACAAGTTGTTTTATATGCTGGAAATTTTGATATTCCACCTGATAATGAGAAACTTAAAGCACATTTGCAAGGAATGCAATGTAGGGTTATGGAGTTAGAGAAAATTTGTAGGAAAATGCAAACTCAAATGGCAAAGATGACAAAGTCAAAAGCATCTTCTCATAGTTATGGTAAATCTTTGCCAAAGCTTTGTTCATGA
- the LOC123923993 gene encoding BTB/POZ domain-containing protein At3g22104 isoform X1, translating to MDEQGYCNLEVDVNGEETFMVDKSIITQYSSKLAKVFGKSSGSSGKLKVIFHDFPGGAEGFELMLRFCYNNGKGNISPSNLLLARCAAEYMEMNESVKNVCNLMDQTEKSLQGISYWSWSEILIALKQCRNLVVEDSCVMLEKCLDAIVGRLVLASEASPCPSTCSNDSSGIRFSCDSKSTESIKTSFTRSAWWFEDLLFLTPQMVVMLVKSMLSSKLDHHVISKFLLYYQKVKFANASTDEKCKIIEMVIDMHYELNQSSVSFKTLFGILRVTLCLNISKNCRNKLENMIGSQLDQVTLDNLLVPSPYGINYLYDVNLVLRFLKAFLRQGNGAVVAPIRMRKVANLIDLYIAEIAPDPCLRTSKFLALATALPDSARDSCDELYHAMDMYLEVHTQLSQDERIKICCGLNYEKLSPQACLHLSKNTKFPSKSAVQALISQQSKLKNLLNATTPISTPYNDSLCGSSGSAQKGKKEKSSEQVVLYAGNFDIPPDNEKLKAHLQGMQCRVMELEKICRKMQTQMAKMTKSKASSHSYGKSLPKLCS from the exons ATGGATGAACAAGGTTATTGTAATCTTGAAGTGGATGTAAATGGAGAAGAAACTTTCATGGTTGATAAG TCTATTATTACTCAATACTCAAGCAAATTGGCTAAAGTATTTGGAAAATCAAGTGGTTCAAGTGGAAAGCTTAAAGTAATATTCCATGATTTTCCAGGAGGTGCAGAAGGTTTTGAGCTTATGTTAAGATTCTGTTATAACAATGGAAAAGGTAATATAAGTCCTTCGAATTTGTTACTTGCGCGTTGTGCGGCTGAATACATGGAAATGAATGAATCTGTCAAAAATGTTTGTAACTTAATGGACCAAACTGAGAAATCACTTCAAGGGATTAGTTATTGGTCGTGGTCCGAAATTTTGATTGCTTTGAAGCAATGTCGGAATTTAGTAGTTGAAGATTCTTGTGTGATGCTAGAGAAGTGTTTGGATGCTATTGTAGGGAGGTTGGTTTTGGCAAGTGAAGCGAGTCCGTGTCCATCAACTTGTTCTAATGATAGTTCAGGGATTAGGTTTTCGTGCGACTCGAAAAGTACCGAGAGTATAAAGACGAGTTTTACTCGTTCGGCTTGGTGGTTTGAAGATCTATTGTTTTTGACTCCTCAAATGGTTGTCATGTTGGTTAAGTCGATGCTTTCGAGTAAATTGGATCATCATGTTATAAGCAAGTTTCTTCTCTATTATCAGAAGGTGAAATTCGCGAATGCTAGTACCGATGAAAAGTGCAAAATCATTGAAATGGTGATTGATATGCATTATGAATTAAACCAAAGTTCTGTTTCTTTCAAGACATTATTTGGGATTCTTAGGGTTACTTTATGTTTGAACATAAGCAAAAATTGTAGGAACAAGTTGGAGAATATGATTGGATCACAATTGGATCAAGTAACCTTAGACAATTTGCTTGTTCCATCTCCTTATGGAATAAACTACTTATATGATGTGAACCTTGTTCTGAGATTTTTGAAAGCATTTCTGCGGCAAGGAAATGGTGCGGTTGTCGCTCCCATTCGGATGAGGAAAGTTGCTAACTTAATAGATTTGTATATAGCTGAAATAGCCCCTGATCCTTGTTTAAGAACTTCAAAGTTTTTGGCTCTTGCTACAGCTCTTCCAGATTCTGCTAGGGATTCTTGTGATGAACTCTACCATGCTATGGACATGTATCTTGAG GTACATACTCAATTATCACAAGATGAAAGGATAAAAATATGCTGTGGTTTAAATTATGAGAAACTTTCACCTCAAGCATGCTTACACCTttcaaagaacacaaaatttCCATCAAAATCAGCAGTTCAAGCTCTCATATCTCAACAATCTAAGCTCAAAAATCTACTCAATGCTACTACTCCTATTTCAACTCCATACAATGATTCATTGTGTGGTTCAAGTGGTTCTGCTCAAaagggaaagaaagaaaaaagcagTGAACAAGTTGTTTTATATGCTGGAAATTTTGATATTCCACCTGATAATGAGAAACTTAAAGCACATTTGCAAGGAATGCAATGTAGGGTTATGGAGTTAGAGAAAATTTGTAGGAAAATGCAAACTCAAATGGCAAAGATGACAAAGTCAAAAGCATCTTCTCATAGTTATGGTAAATCTTTGCCAAAGCTTTGTTCATGA